The proteins below come from a single Drosophila teissieri strain GT53w chromosome 3L, Prin_Dtei_1.1, whole genome shotgun sequence genomic window:
- the LOC122616438 gene encoding uncharacterized protein LOC122616438, with protein sequence MHWWLLLFLPLSCQGLPERELLELELDYGLAEPQRTSLLQSSLILRFSQDYKHIPRITYFTCQKPHLQAPNQIPNAAELHDAFAAKNFQLIKSLYDSELFVRIVLLDVLAQAAPSSGRPNRPGSGPTGGYSQTPSQAQSNSEWLEGVLRMEALRQIAVVDLACGVLSRRFLELASAKMLYSEKFHWLLMEDFAWHGSTQTAGGSAKSDEGGMEEKEEPPGQQIQATDDEELPSIESFLGGMNLYMNTELTLAKRMSEAAHYTLFDVWNPGLNYGGHVNLTEIGSFTPSEGIQLHTWFRTTSTVRRRMDMQHARVRCMVVVTNKNMTGTLMYYLTHTVSGHIDTMNRFNFNLLMAVRDMFNWTFVLSRTTSWGYVKNGRFDGMIGALIRNETDIGGAPIFYWLERHKWIDVAGRSWSSRPCFIFRHPRSTQKDRIVFLQPFTNDVWVLIVGCGVLTVFILWFLTTIEWKLVPHDGSALIKPKGGAPPRHHYHQQQHQQPVEAPVRPITAVSVVVSKEKVEEKQEEYEDATPIDAGTLWQRCYQKLNKYIKDRKAKQKKAPERVGLFLESVLFFVGIICQQGLGFSTSFVSGRCIVITSLLFSFCIYQFYSASIVGTLLMEKPKTIKTLSDLVHSSLKVGMEDILYNRDYFLHTKDPVSMELYAKKITSLPTTKENEADEDEPVDPNPASADSAKSYRDIVHSHETGAHAKDNSASNWLDPETGLLRVKHERFAFHVDVAAAYKIIAETFSEQDICDLTEVSMFPPQKTVSIMQKNSPMRKVISYGLRRVTETGILTYHFNVWHSRKPPCVKKIETSDLHVDMDTVSSALLILLFSYGITLMILAIEIVYSKWHNRIQLKWVGGTGM encoded by the exons ATGCACTGGTGGCTACTCCTATTTTTGCCATTATCCTGCCAAGGATTGCCGGAACGtgagctgctggagctggagttggatTATGGCCTGGCGGAACCGCAGCGCACTTCGCTGCTGCAGAGCAGCCTGATATTGCGTTTCTCGCAGGACTATAAGCACATACCCAGGATAACGTACTTCACGTGCCAGAAGCCACATCTCCAGGCCCCAAACCAAATCCCCAACGCTGCAGAACTTCATGACGCCTTCGCGGCGAAGAATTTTCAGCTGATTAAGAGTCTCTACGACAGCGAGCTCTTTGTGCGGATTGTCCTCCTCGATGTCCTGGCCCAGGCGGCACCATCGAGTGGGCGACCCAACCGACCGGGCAGCGGACCAACCGGCGGATACAGCCAGACGCCCAGCCAGGCGCAGAGCAATTCCGAGTGGCTGGAGGGCGTCCTGCGGATGGAAGCCCTCAGGCAAATTGCGGTCGTGGATCTGGCATGCGGCGTCCTTAGTCGACGATTTCTCGAACTG GCTTCCGCCAAGATGCTCTACAGCGAGAAGTTTCACTGGCTATTGATGGAGGATTTCGCCTGGCATGGAAGTACGCAGACAGCCGGAGGATCGGCGAAAAGTGATGAGGGGGGCatggaggagaaggaggagccgCCGGGGCAGCAAATTCAGGCGACCGACGATGAGGAGCTGCCCTCCATCGAGAGCTTCTTGGGGGGCATGAACCTGTACATGAACACCGAACTCACTCTGGCCAAGCGAATGTCCGAGGCAGCGCACTACACTCTGTTCGATGTTTG GAACCCCGGACTCAACTACGGCGGCCACGTCAATCTGACCGAAATTGGCAGCTTCACGCCGTCAGAGGGAATCCAGTTGCATACATGGTTTCGGACCACGTCCACAGTCCGTCGCCGGATGGACATGCAGCACGCCAGGGTGCGATGCATGGTTGTG GTGACCAACAAGAACATGACTGGCACCCTGATGTACTACCTCACGCACACGGTGTCCGGTCACATCGACACGATGAACCGCTTCAACTTCAATCTGCTGATGGCGGTGCGGGACATGTTCAACTGGACGTTCGTCCTGTCCAGGACGACGTCGTGGGGATATGTGAAGAACGGCCGGTTCGATGGCATGATTGGTGCCCTCATACGCAACGAGACGGATATTGGCGGAGCACCCATATTCTACTGGCTGGAGCGGCACAAGTGGATCGATGTGGCCGGGCGCAGTTGGTCGAGTCGTCCTTGTTTCATTTTCCGCCATCCGAGAAGCACCCAAAAGGATCGTATTGTATTCCTGCAACCATTTACCAACGATGTTTGGGTTTTAATTGTGGGCTGCGGCGTTCTGACGGTATTTATTCTTTGGTTTCTCACCACCATCGAGTGGAAACTGGTGCCACACGATGGCTCGGCTTTAATAAAACCCAAAGGTGGAGCGCCTCCGAGGCATCATTAccatcagcaacaacaccagcagccaGTGGAAGCTCCAGTACGTCCCATCACTGCGGTTTCAGTGGTGGTCAGCAAGGAAAAAGTTGAGGAAAAACAGGAAGAATATGAAGATGCCACACCGATCGATGCGGGAACCCTTTGGCAACGCTGCTATCAGAAGCTAAACAAATACATCAAGGATCGAAAGGCCAAGCAGAAGAAGGCGCCTGAAAGAGTGGGTCTTTTCCTGGAATCCGTGCTGTTCTTCGTGGGAATCATATGCCAACAGGGCTTGGGATTCTCCACCAGTTTTGTTTCGGGTCGCTGTATTGTAATCACCAGCTTACTCTTCTCATTTTGCATCTATCAGTTTTATTCGGCTAGTATTGTGGGCACTCTGCTGATGGAGAAACCCAAAACCATCAAAACTCTGAGCGATCTGGTGCACAGTTCATTGAAGGTGGGCATGGAGGATATACTCTACAACAGGGATTACTTTCTG CACACTAAAGATCCTGTGTCCATGGAGCTGTATGCCAAAAAGATTACCAGTTTGCCTACGACCAAGGAAAACGAAGCCGATGAAGACGAACCAGTGGATCCAAATCCAGCCTCTGCAGATTCTGCTAAATCCTATCGGGACATCGTTCACAGCCATGAAACTGGGGCTCATGCCAAGGATAATTCAGCCAGCAATTGGCTGGATCCAGAAACGGGCTTACTCAGGGTCAAACATGAAC GTTTTGCTTttcatgtggatgtggctgctgcttaCAAGATCATTGCTGAAACCTTTAGTGAACAGGATATTTGCGATCTGACCGAAGTCAGCATGTTTCCGCCGCAAAAAACTGTGAGCATAATGCAAAAGAATTCTCCCATGCGAAAGGTGATTTCCTATGG ATTGAGACGTGTCACCGAAACGGGAATACTCACATATCATTTCAATGTCTGGCACTCGAGGAAACCGCCTTGTGTGAAGAAAATCGAAACCTCAGACCTGCAT GTTGACATGGATACCGTGAGTTCGGCCCTGTTGATACTACTTTTCAGCTACGGCATTACCCTTATGATACTGGCCATCGAGATTGTATACTCCAAATGGCATAATCGGATTCAATTAAAGTGGGTGGGCGGCACGGGAATGTga